One window from the genome of Paraneptunicella aestuarii encodes:
- a CDS encoding GAK system CofD-like protein — MHTVKRTIKIPDHVRLERYRKAPDLGPNVLFFTGGTAIHQFCRRLKNYTHNSTHLMTPFDSGGSSAELRKAFSMPAIGDLRARLMALADEGTKGMPEVYELFIYRLSKKAYQAELQQELDALIQGRHPLIAAVSEPMRQLIQQQLASFGKHKPDNFDLRGASIGNLILTGGYLNSDRQIDPIVYLFSKLVAVRGSVALTVEDNHHLVAELENGDTLIGQHLITGKEHPPINSPINNITLSHALNERHEVKSTISQDIQSKIEQAELICFPPGSFYSSLLANLMPTGVCDAIAVNGNPKVYVPNLGKDPESIGLTTEQSINKLLEFLNQNRSGRDAKSSPYNGMLTHVLLDQHDEYYTGNISTEKWQQSGIQIIRADLVSEEHLPSPSSNKHVPEKYDPEKLTQTLLSLV; from the coding sequence TTGCATACCGTAAAACGCACAATCAAAATTCCGGATCATGTTCGTCTGGAACGCTATCGTAAAGCCCCTGACCTTGGGCCTAACGTCCTGTTTTTTACGGGCGGCACGGCTATCCATCAGTTCTGCCGCCGCTTAAAGAATTACACCCACAATTCTACTCACTTGATGACTCCTTTCGATTCTGGTGGCAGTTCCGCAGAACTCAGAAAGGCCTTTTCCATGCCTGCAATTGGCGATTTACGAGCTCGCCTTATGGCACTGGCAGATGAAGGCACTAAAGGCATGCCAGAAGTATATGAACTGTTCATTTATCGGCTCAGTAAAAAAGCCTATCAAGCGGAATTGCAGCAAGAACTTGATGCTCTTATTCAAGGTCGTCATCCATTAATCGCTGCTGTATCTGAGCCTATGCGCCAGCTCATTCAGCAACAACTCGCCTCTTTCGGAAAACACAAACCTGATAATTTCGATTTGCGAGGTGCCAGTATTGGCAACTTGATCCTGACCGGCGGTTATCTGAACAGCGACAGACAAATCGACCCTATTGTATATCTGTTCTCAAAACTGGTAGCCGTGAGAGGCTCAGTGGCTTTAACGGTTGAAGACAACCATCATCTGGTTGCGGAACTGGAAAATGGCGACACGCTGATTGGCCAGCATTTAATAACAGGAAAAGAACACCCTCCCATCAACAGCCCAATAAACAACATCACTCTTTCTCATGCTTTAAATGAACGACATGAAGTGAAAAGCACTATATCTCAAGATATACAAAGCAAAATAGAACAAGCCGAGCTTATTTGTTTTCCACCCGGAAGCTTCTACTCCAGTCTGCTGGCTAATTTGATGCCTACCGGTGTTTGCGACGCCATCGCAGTCAATGGAAATCCCAAAGTATATGTCCCTAATCTGGGTAAAGATCCTGAATCGATTGGACTGACGACAGAGCAAAGCATCAATAAATTGCTTGAGTTTTTAAACCAAAACCGTTCTGGAAGGGATGCAAAATCATCACCATATAACGGAATGCTTACTCATGTGTTACTTGATCAACACGATGAATACTACACCGGCAATATATCCACAGAAAAATGGCAGCAATCAGGCATTCAAATTATTCGTGCTGATTTGGTATCAGAGGAACACTTGCCCTCCCCCTCTTCAAACAAGCATGTTCCAGAAAAGTATGACCCGGAAAAGCTGACACAAACTTTATTATCCTTGGTGTGA
- a CDS encoding hydroxymethylglutaryl-CoA lyase — protein sequence MGSVSPSFSGSSFSERYPNSVTIFEMGPRDGLQNEQADIQLEDKIRLVEGLANAGLKKIETGAFVSPKWVPQMADSSELFKRITRKPGVVYTALTPNMKGFEAAVECGADEIAVFGAASETFTQKNINCSIAESIERFVPIIEAAKEKGIPVRGYVSCVVGCPYEGEVEPAKVAEVAKILYDLGCYEVSLGDTVGVGTPIKVQRMLSAVFEHVPVEKVAVHFHDTFGMALSNILMALQMGISTIDSSVAGLGGCPYAGCASGNVGTEDVVYLLHGMGIETGIDLAQLAQVGRDITKAIGKDPQSKIAKAIMYGNVAPQNMVKTTF from the coding sequence ATGGGTTCAGTTTCACCCTCGTTTTCAGGGTCGTCTTTCTCTGAGAGGTACCCCAACAGTGTTACCATTTTTGAGATGGGCCCCCGGGATGGATTACAAAACGAACAAGCCGACATTCAACTGGAAGACAAAATTCGTCTGGTTGAAGGGCTCGCCAACGCAGGTTTGAAGAAAATCGAAACAGGTGCATTTGTCTCTCCCAAATGGGTGCCTCAAATGGCAGACAGTTCCGAGCTATTCAAACGAATCACTCGTAAGCCCGGTGTAGTTTACACCGCCCTAACACCTAATATGAAAGGGTTTGAAGCGGCGGTAGAATGCGGTGCAGACGAAATTGCGGTATTTGGCGCAGCTTCGGAAACCTTCACTCAAAAGAACATTAACTGTTCAATTGCGGAAAGTATCGAACGTTTCGTACCCATTATTGAAGCAGCAAAGGAAAAAGGCATACCTGTTCGTGGTTATGTCTCCTGTGTTGTTGGTTGCCCCTATGAAGGTGAAGTTGAACCAGCCAAAGTTGCCGAAGTCGCCAAGATTCTTTACGACCTTGGCTGTTACGAAGTATCGCTGGGCGATACCGTCGGCGTAGGTACACCCATTAAAGTACAACGCATGTTAAGTGCTGTCTTTGAGCATGTGCCTGTCGAGAAAGTTGCGGTACATTTTCACGACACCTTCGGTATGGCCTTGAGTAACATCCTGATGGCACTGCAAATGGGGATTAGCACTATCGACAGTTCAGTCGCTGGACTGGGCGGTTGCCCTTATGCTGGGTGCGCTTCAGGTAATGTGGGTACAGAAGATGTGGTGTATCTGTTACATGGTATGGGGATTGAAACAGGTATTGATTTGGCGCAATTAGCTCAGGTCGGCCGCGATATCACTAAAGCCATCGGCAAAGATCCACAATCGAAAATAGCCAAAGCCATTATGTATGGCAATGTCGCACCACAGAATATGGTAAAAACGACATTCTAA
- a CDS encoding acetyl/propionyl/methylcrotonyl-CoA carboxylase subunit alpha, with product MFKKLLIANRGEIACRVIRTAKQMGIATVAVYSDADAHALHVQHADEAVHIGGSAAKESYLLGNKIIEVAKSLGVDAIHPGYGFLSENADFANLCQANNITFVGPPVGAIEAMGSKSAAKKIMQEANVPLVPGYHGDDQAPATLKKHADDMGYPVLLKAAAGGGGKGMRQVWSANEFESALEAAKREAMNGFGDDHMLVEKYLTQPRHVEIQVFCDQQGNGVYLFERDCSVQRRHQKVIEEAPAPGMTEELRKQMGEAALLAAKAINYVGAGTVEFLLDSDGSFYFMEMNTRLQVEHPVTEMITGQDLVSWQLRVAHGEPLPLQQEELSINGHAFEARVYAEDPNNEFLPATGKLTYLQPPVENRHVRVDTGVLQGDEVSVYYDPMIAKLIVWDENRDKALTRLTKALSEYRIKGLVNNIPFLYNLASTSAFRNAELDTGFIDKHHDAIFVEQSKDIEKYLPMMAVALILDKQKQAENLIANHNNDPFSPWQLSNAWRANETHEQTLSLDVSGEIYTVSLMQLEDNASRNTAGRRFVVKAGEKTSQISAQIENDLLQLNIDGHRQTVTIANDDIGISLYTNELVIHFAEHKPDLGLDEDNEGNAGFTAPMNGTVVKLMVETNAIVEKGQPLMIMEAMKMEHALTAPATGKVTEFFYQVGDLVDGGAELLAFEAEEE from the coding sequence ATGTTTAAGAAATTACTAATTGCTAACAGGGGTGAAATTGCGTGTCGCGTAATTCGCACCGCCAAACAAATGGGGATCGCCACAGTTGCGGTCTATTCCGACGCCGATGCTCACGCATTGCATGTACAACATGCCGATGAAGCAGTTCACATTGGTGGTTCGGCAGCAAAAGAAAGCTACCTGCTAGGTAACAAAATCATCGAAGTTGCGAAATCTTTGGGTGTTGATGCCATTCATCCCGGCTATGGATTCCTGTCTGAAAACGCCGATTTCGCCAACTTATGCCAAGCCAATAACATCACCTTTGTCGGCCCTCCTGTTGGCGCGATTGAAGCGATGGGCAGCAAATCTGCCGCCAAGAAAATCATGCAAGAAGCCAATGTACCTCTGGTTCCTGGCTATCATGGCGATGATCAAGCACCAGCCACATTGAAAAAGCACGCCGATGACATGGGTTATCCTGTCCTGCTTAAAGCTGCTGCTGGCGGTGGTGGTAAAGGGATGCGTCAGGTTTGGTCGGCCAATGAATTTGAATCTGCATTGGAAGCTGCCAAGCGTGAAGCGATGAACGGATTTGGCGATGACCATATGCTGGTTGAAAAATATCTGACTCAGCCTCGTCACGTTGAAATTCAGGTGTTCTGTGACCAACAAGGCAACGGTGTCTATTTGTTTGAGCGTGACTGCTCAGTACAACGTCGTCACCAAAAAGTCATTGAAGAAGCCCCCGCTCCCGGCATGACCGAAGAGCTACGCAAGCAGATGGGTGAAGCAGCGTTATTAGCCGCTAAAGCTATTAATTACGTGGGCGCAGGCACGGTAGAGTTCTTGCTGGATTCAGACGGTTCTTTCTACTTCATGGAAATGAATACGCGCTTGCAGGTAGAACACCCTGTGACTGAGATGATTACCGGACAAGATTTGGTTTCCTGGCAGTTACGTGTCGCTCATGGTGAGCCTTTGCCATTGCAACAGGAAGAGCTTTCCATCAATGGTCATGCCTTTGAAGCGCGCGTGTATGCCGAAGATCCTAACAATGAATTTTTACCTGCTACCGGCAAACTGACTTACTTGCAACCGCCAGTCGAAAATCGCCATGTGCGTGTTGATACCGGTGTTCTGCAAGGTGATGAGGTATCGGTTTACTACGATCCCATGATCGCCAAATTGATTGTGTGGGATGAAAACCGCGACAAAGCGCTAACCCGTTTAACCAAAGCCTTAAGTGAATATCGCATTAAAGGTTTGGTTAACAACATTCCGTTTCTGTACAACCTGGCCAGCACATCGGCCTTTAGAAATGCAGAATTGGACACTGGCTTTATCGACAAGCATCACGATGCGATTTTCGTTGAGCAGAGCAAAGACATTGAGAAGTATTTGCCCATGATGGCGGTGGCGCTGATATTGGATAAGCAAAAACAGGCCGAGAACTTGATTGCAAACCATAACAACGATCCGTTTTCTCCCTGGCAGCTATCCAACGCTTGGCGCGCTAATGAAACCCATGAGCAGACCTTAAGCCTGGATGTATCTGGCGAAATCTATACGGTTTCCTTAATGCAATTGGAAGACAATGCAAGTCGCAACACTGCAGGACGTCGTTTTGTCGTCAAAGCAGGTGAAAAAACCTCGCAAATTTCCGCGCAAATAGAAAATGACCTGCTACAGTTAAACATCGATGGGCATCGACAAACTGTCACCATTGCCAATGATGACATTGGAATATCGTTATATACCAATGAATTGGTTATTCATTTTGCAGAGCACAAACCGGATTTGGGTTTAGACGAAGACAATGAGGGTAACGCAGGATTTACTGCTCCAATGAATGGCACGGTTGTAAAACTCATGGTAGAAACCAATGCCATTGTCGAAAAAGGCCAGCCGCTTATGATCATGGAAGCAATGAAAATGGAACACGCGTTAACAGCCCCGGCAACAGGAAAAGTAACAGAGTTCTTCTATCAGGTAGGTGATCTGGTTGATGGTGGTGCCGAATTACTAGCATTTGAAGCAGAAGAGGAATAA